The window GATTATCAACGCTATGAAGATAGACATTGTCTTTTTAGCCCATGTATCAATGAAAGTGAAATAAATATAATCGATCTCTTTAACACTTTCAAGGATGCACCATGAACAACACCGCCATGACCGGCTATCTCGCCGCCGCTTTCCTTGCGTTCGGCACGCTGGCGCCGCACGCGCTGGCCCAGATCGCACCAGTGAGCACAATGACGAAAGTCCAGGCTGGCTATTATCATTTCAAGGTGGGCAATGTGAACGTGACGGCCTTGTCCGACGGCACCCTGGCGATTCCGCCGGGCGACCTGCTGACCAACGTGGCGCCCGGGCAAGTGGCCGCGCGCCTGGCGGCGACGTTCCAAGGCACCCATGTCCATGCCTCCGTGAACGCCTACCTGATCGAGAGCGGCAGCCGGCTGGTGCTGGTCGATACGGGTAGCGGCGAGCTGTACGGGCCGACGCTCAACAAACTGGTGGCGTCCCTGCAGGCGGTCGGCTACCAGCCGGGGCAGATCACCGACATCCTGATCACGCATATCCACACCGACCACACTGGTGGGCTGATGAATGGCAAGCGCATGGTGTTTCCCAACGCTACCTTGCACGTCGATGCGCGCGAGCTGGACTACTGGATGAGCGCCACCAATCGCGCCAAGGCACCCGACAACAAACGCCAGCACTTCGACGAGGCGTTGATGAAGGTAAAACCGTATGTCGATGCCGGCAAGGTCAAGCCCTTCAACGGCGCCACGCAGCTTGTTCCCGGCCTGCGCTCGGCGCCGAGCTACGGCCACACGCCGGGGCACAGTTTTTACGTGC of the Massilia violaceinigra genome contains:
- a CDS encoding MBL fold metallo-hydrolase produces the protein MNNTAMTGYLAAAFLAFGTLAPHALAQIAPVSTMTKVQAGYYHFKVGNVNVTALSDGTLAIPPGDLLTNVAPGQVAARLAATFQGTHVHASVNAYLIESGSRLVLVDTGSGELYGPTLNKLVASLQAVGYQPGQITDILITHIHTDHTGGLMNGKRMVFPNATLHVDARELDYWMSATNRAKAPDNKRQHFDEALMKVKPYVDAGKVKPFNGATQLVPGLRSAPSYGHTPGHSFYVLESGGEKLVFWGDLLHVAEVQMPDPAVTIVFDVDPVAAAAERKRAFTEAAREKYWVAGDHIAFPGVGRLRADGDGYRWVPMPYMNDHVAPAAK